A genomic stretch from Mastacembelus armatus chromosome 12, fMasArm1.2, whole genome shotgun sequence includes:
- the il11ra gene encoding interleukin-11 receptor subunit alpha isoform X2, whose product MPGLLSSPLCLTVVWFLSWSLRPSCAQIWTDEVSDVQYGRLESNVTLACGQSKIGVPVVWYLNHSLALPWHKLMLDGALVLLHVDHSAQGNYSCYDNEGLLLHSVKLRLGRSPGLLSISCQVPNHTYVRCSWVESVKTFLPAKYNASFRGNGHEWRPCVLDVIRKQCDIDHPAFWQTMHTLRITETNSLGSETTFAQFKLHELLKPDPPESVLVKEIEGYPKRLTVSWNFPSSWPLHDAFPLVFQIRYRPRGSIYWSEIYSEENSVIIFDALAGHLHQVQVRARDEVNSESQWSEWSPLLLAQPWKVYPTPDPAVTDDGDYFFPFNTKPETSTAKSHNPVPDAEGNLGLVILLVVFSMVILATVLSLIFVMWLRKRRRNHVTKQELTSMVKMKSMPI is encoded by the exons aTGCCAGGCCTTTTGTCCAGTCCTCTGTGTCTGACAGTCGTCTGGTTTTTATCTTGGTCACTGCGTCCCAGTTGTGCTCAGATTTGGACTGATGAAG TGTCAGATGTGCAGTATGGGCGTTTGGAGTCAAATGTGACACTGGCATGTGGGCAGTCAAAAATTGG GGTGCCTGTGGTGTGGTATCTCAACCACAGCTTAGCGCTGCCATGGCACAAATTGATGTTGGATGGGGCCTTGGTCTTGCTGCATGTCGACCACTCGGCACAGGGCAACTACAGCTGCTATGACAATGAGGGGCTTCTCCTGCACTCTGTCAAGCTCAGGCTGGGAC GTTCCCCTGGGCTACTGAGCATTTCCTGTCAAGTGCCCAATCACACGTACGTTCGCTGCTCTTGGGTGGAATCTGTCAAGACCTTCCTACCAGCAAAGTACAATGCCTCCTTCAG GGGGAATGGTCACGAGTGGAGGCCGTGTGTCTTGGACGTCATCCGCAAGCAGTGTGACATCGATCACCCCGCGTTCTGGCAGACTATGCATACCCTTAGAATCACAGAAACCAATTCCCTTGGGTCTGAAACAACATTTGCCCAATTTAAGTTACATGAGCTAT tgaaacCAGACCCTCCAGAGTCCGTTTTGGTGAAGGAAATAGAAGGCTATCCTAAGAGGTTGACTGTGTCATGGAACTTTCCCTCATCATGGCCGCTGCATGATGCTTTCCCCCTAGTGTTTCAGATCAGATACAGGCCACGGGGCTCTATATACTGGTCAGAG ATCTACTCTGAGGAGAATTCAGTCATAATATTTGATGCCCTGGCTGGCCACCTCCACCAGGTGCAGGTTCGAGCCCGGGATGAAGTGAACTCCGAAAGCCAGTGGAGTGAATGGAGTCCACTGCTTCTAGCTCAGCCCTGGAAAG TTTACCCAACCCCTGACCCTGCAGTCACAGATGATGGAGActatttctttccttttaacACAAAGCCTGAAACCTCTACAGCAAAATCACACA ATCCTGTACCTGACGCTGAAGGTAATTTGGGTTTGGTGATTCTGCTGGTTGTGTTCTCCATGGTCATCCTTGCCACTGTCCTTTCCCTTATCTTTGTCATGtg GTTGAGAAAGAGACGGCGCAATCATGTGACCAAACAGGAACTCACCTCTATGGTTAAGATGAAGTCCATGCCAATCTAA
- the il11ra gene encoding interleukin-11 receptor subunit alpha isoform X1 gives MPGLLSSPLCLTVVWFLSWSLRPSCAQIWTDEVSDVQYGRLESNVTLACGQSKIGVPVVWYLNHSLALPWHKLMLDGALVLLHVDHSAQGNYSCYDNEGLLLHSVKLRLGRSPGLLSISCQVPNHTYVRCSWVESVKTFLPAKYNASFRGNGHEWRPCVLDVIRKQCDIDHPAFWQTMHTLRITETNSLGSETTFAQFKLHELLKPDPPESVLVKEIEGYPKRLTVSWNFPSSWPLHDAFPLVFQIRYRPRGSIYWSEIYSEENSVIIFDALAGHLHQVQVRARDEVNSESQWSEWSPLLLAQPWKVYPTPDPAVTDDGDYFFPFNTKPETSTAKSHNPVPDAEGNLGLVILLVVFSMVILATVLSLIFVMWLISNISSSARSRALPTGHHSTTITTMH, from the exons aTGCCAGGCCTTTTGTCCAGTCCTCTGTGTCTGACAGTCGTCTGGTTTTTATCTTGGTCACTGCGTCCCAGTTGTGCTCAGATTTGGACTGATGAAG TGTCAGATGTGCAGTATGGGCGTTTGGAGTCAAATGTGACACTGGCATGTGGGCAGTCAAAAATTGG GGTGCCTGTGGTGTGGTATCTCAACCACAGCTTAGCGCTGCCATGGCACAAATTGATGTTGGATGGGGCCTTGGTCTTGCTGCATGTCGACCACTCGGCACAGGGCAACTACAGCTGCTATGACAATGAGGGGCTTCTCCTGCACTCTGTCAAGCTCAGGCTGGGAC GTTCCCCTGGGCTACTGAGCATTTCCTGTCAAGTGCCCAATCACACGTACGTTCGCTGCTCTTGGGTGGAATCTGTCAAGACCTTCCTACCAGCAAAGTACAATGCCTCCTTCAG GGGGAATGGTCACGAGTGGAGGCCGTGTGTCTTGGACGTCATCCGCAAGCAGTGTGACATCGATCACCCCGCGTTCTGGCAGACTATGCATACCCTTAGAATCACAGAAACCAATTCCCTTGGGTCTGAAACAACATTTGCCCAATTTAAGTTACATGAGCTAT tgaaacCAGACCCTCCAGAGTCCGTTTTGGTGAAGGAAATAGAAGGCTATCCTAAGAGGTTGACTGTGTCATGGAACTTTCCCTCATCATGGCCGCTGCATGATGCTTTCCCCCTAGTGTTTCAGATCAGATACAGGCCACGGGGCTCTATATACTGGTCAGAG ATCTACTCTGAGGAGAATTCAGTCATAATATTTGATGCCCTGGCTGGCCACCTCCACCAGGTGCAGGTTCGAGCCCGGGATGAAGTGAACTCCGAAAGCCAGTGGAGTGAATGGAGTCCACTGCTTCTAGCTCAGCCCTGGAAAG TTTACCCAACCCCTGACCCTGCAGTCACAGATGATGGAGActatttctttccttttaacACAAAGCCTGAAACCTCTACAGCAAAATCACACA ATCCTGTACCTGACGCTGAAGGTAATTTGGGTTTGGTGATTCTGCTGGTTGTGTTCTCCATGGTCATCCTTGCCACTGTCCTTTCCCTTATCTTTGTCATGtg gTTGATTTCAAACATCTCCTCTTCAGCCCGTTCTAGGGCTTTGCCAACAGGTCATCATTCAACTACAATAACCACAATGCATTAG